Genomic segment of Arachis hypogaea cultivar Tifrunner chromosome 16, arahy.Tifrunner.gnm2.J5K5, whole genome shotgun sequence:
ACCCCACTCACCCCAAGGAAATCAACCCCTCGCCCCTCTGCTGGTCATAGTTCACAGCGTGCAAAAAGTTACGTGCTTCGTAACACCAGGAAACCACCGAATTTGGAATCACTTGATTTCAAAAATAAGTACAACAAATGTCACTCACACTTTGATCCAGCCAGATTTAACTCATGTGCTTCATATGAGTTTCATAATGAAGTTCTGAAGAAGCGTCACTTATGTGCATCCCACATAGTGCACTTGGAATCTCTCACTGCTAAAGGCATCAACTTTATTTCTCTCTTTGAAAATCTGAAATGGACTCCTTTGTTCAATATTCAGAAACCTGTGTATCCAGCCTTGGTTCGCGAATTCTATGAGAACATGAGGTTTATTGATGGTGCAATCCATTCATATGTCAAGCGGGTTCATATGTCCCTGAATAGAGAAACAATCAGTGCTGCTTTGGGATATGTTGATGAAGGAGCCGCTGCGTATATGATGGGAAAATGGGATTCGCAGGTTGGGATCTCATACCAGATTGCTTTGAATCAGACTTGCGTAAATTTCTCTGCTTTGGATGACACAGTTCTGACCCACAAGGCTCTTGGCCCTAAAAGAGCATTTCTGCACAGAATCATAACTCACATTCTAATGCCTTAGAGTGGTTCATATCACAGAGTAACTATTTTTGATACTTTAGTACTTTTTGCAATTATTACTTCCTCTCCTATCTCTTTCGCATATCTAATGGTGAGACACATGTGGGAGTGTGTTAGAAGTGATAAAAAGGCTAATCTTTCTTATGGAATCTTTCTTACATGcatctttaaatattttaatgttGATTTAACTAATGAGGATGTAGAAAATAAAGTTTCCACAATCAAGGGAGGAGGAGTCTCGGGTTCTATGAAAGGCACCAAAGGGAAACGCTCCATGCCCTCTGAACCGTCTGAAAGTGATCTTGAGAGTCGTCCACATGAGCCAACAAAGGTTGCGAATTCAATCAAGGATGTACTCAATGAGTTCTCAAATATGTCAAATCTGATGGTGCAATTCTATAAAATAGCTCGCAAGCAAGCATATGAGAATGAGAAAGCTTGGATTAAGTGCCAGGAAAGAGTCAACCTGCTGCTGCAGAGTTTTGAAAAGGAAAGGGGTGCAGAGGAAGATGATGAATACGGATCTGAGTTTAACCTTTCTGATGATTGATCTAGTTGTCATTTTTTTAACTCTATTTCTGTTCtgatattttggtattttataTGCTCTTGGATACTTTGGACCTTATGTTTAGATTAAACAAATATTATGCATTTTGGTATATTCTTGTCTGATTTGCAGGTTCTCccattgatgacaaaagggggagaaaaagtTGGAAAAATTGAAAGAACAGGGGCTGAAATCATTTTGATTCATGATCACCCCTGTGTACATAAGTTCCATGTTCTAATGGTCATGCTTTATGATTTAAGATCTGATTGCTGCATTATCATTATTGGATAAATGTTGGATAATTTCCTTGTGCTCTGATATGTTGAATGAATGCTGGATAATTTTGTTTGATTAACAATTTTTTGCTATTTTGAATGATTATTGCTCTGATATGAGTGCTGAAAATTTTGTCAATTTGATCAAATGATTTGGCAGAAAATTTTTGGAAATTATCTAATGTGTTTTTGATAGCTATGTACTATGTACTCAAGCATTTTGTTTGTTATTGAGCAGAAAATTATTCATATGATAACAAATCAGTTTTGCTTATCACTTCacttctgctcataaatcaaccTGTTCAACATAACTTATATTCCATATGTTGAATACATTGTAGCTATCAGCTTGATTTTAAATGTTACAGGTATTGCTTCCCTTGGTGAAATGGCATATATTTAGGGAGAGCTATGTAACAGTTGGAAAGGGGGAGGAATCCtaatcttcaaagggagtactttTAATCCTtactctttccatttcaatttttaataatgtttgtcatcaagggggagattgatgactttgaaaaactccaaattaaattgatgatgatcaaatattattaaaataattaattacaaaattattaatttgatctttaattaacatctgttaattaataattttgtgtggTGCAGATTTTAGCTTGGGCCAAAAAATAGCAAGCCCAATGGAAAGTTAATATTCAACCTTGGTtacaaaaaatgttttaaaaaaattgtggCTGAATTGTTATTGTACTAGTTGGGCCAGACTTAATAATTATTAGCCCAAATCAATTTTGATGAGAGACCAACTAGCTTGGTCCGAAATCAAAAAGAGAAGAAACCCAAGGTTGCATGCTTTCAACGGATCCCACTCTCATCAtttgatggatttcaaattttgattaaatgcatattaATGCAGACATTGGAAATAGGAAAGAGAAAGAGGAAATTGATTTGATAGCCTTTAATGTGCTACACGTTACTAAGCAAAAGGGAAGTggaaattaattcaatttaattcctttGTTCAAATCACATTGaaagttttctctcttctctctcctttctctcatCACTTTCGGTCATGTCACAGAGAAGAAGAAGTTGCAAGCTATCAGAGTTTAGGCACTGTAGCAGTGAAGCTATGCTCAAGCATGAAGCCATTGTGATGATGgcggtaagaaaaagaaaatctacagtatggtgtggctgagatctttgccACTAAAGGTAAGGTGTGGTGAAGAAGTTTCAAACCTTCCATacccaaaaatggaagaaatccatctcggtcagaggaagaagatccctTGGAAGCatggctcgtctctacttttgctcaaccaccacaggaggtagctactgtagctacatgGAGGATGAGGCAGAAGATAAGAGCAGGAGGAGCTGTCAAGCAATCAGGgactcatcaagggctaggaatccttcttgaggagcaagtcaagatggaaggcctggattgatgaagcttggtgaGAAGGGATGACACAGAGGTAATTATATGTTGGTTATAGCCTTCggttttctctctcctctctttggccgaaccggtttttgcatgaagaagaagaagttggctcggttcaacagtttcaaccttggaggcttccccttctataaataagggagaacagccagggcttgaagcaaggagaaaagagtgaaaactgaaaagcacagagttctcatagctacccaagctaacagaagtacttatccttcaatgtgtttcatgttgtatttttctcaaggttgtcaaactcgcgagtctaaGTAAACTCGTGGAGCTGACTTAGACTCGACTCGCGAGTTAACTCGTAGACTCGTACGAGTTCacctgttatatatatatatatatatatatatatatatatatatttactcaattctaacccttaaaattaataatatcaatcttaaagcacataataaattaaaataggagCATACATTATAACAAATACTTTAAAATATACATTCAAATCCTCTATAATTattcttatacaaatacaatatagaacacacaaaattaaaaattttaaatctgtaatactaaatctttaattgaatattgaacaatatcaaataattaaatttactctaatcaaaataattaattactaatcagCCATGAATGGATGAACCATCTGGCCATTTAACATAAACGATAAGCAATAAACTAAAattagaagcaataaaatttaaaaagaaaaaaaaaactaaatcaagaAGAAAATGCTTAAAGAAAGGGCAAAAGGCATACACAAAATAGAGGATACAGAAGAAAAGAAGGGGCAAAGTCCCAGCAACAACAGATCGAAGAAAAGGGGGTAGCAGCAGCACGAAACGATGGCGACAAAGAGTCATAGTTTTCACGACGGCACAAACCAGAGCAGAGATAGGATTGTAGAAGAAGTAGTCAAACTCGTGAACGGTGATACCACGATGGAGTTGCGGATAGTGGAGATGTGAAGAAATACAAAGCAGATGGCAACATAGGTAAAATTCACAAAGACAATGGCGCAAATCAGAGCAGAGGTAGCAGACGCAGGAGTACAACAGCAGCTCGACAGGGAACGGCGACTGCGAAAGAACATGGAGAAAGTGAGTTGTGAGTgagttttctttcattctttgggAGTGTTATCGTAACCCTAATaaaaaaagtgtttttttttgtttcaaaatgacatttttttgagtaaaaataaagaaaaacacaaactcgATAACTTGGTCCTAGACTCACGAGTTTATCCGAGTTTGACCGAGTCTAGCCGAGTTTACTCAGGATAGAGTCTATGGCCGAGTCAACTCGATTCCATATCTAAattcgtaaactcgtacgagtttacgagttaactcgaGAGTTTGACAATAATgatttttctgtttagttttgtcAGTCTTGAGTCTCAtagaaaaaaggcaaacagtgaggtttgtatgaaaaagccatagagcagaaaaagacagagtatacaaaattaaaagaaaaattcatagatgtcctagaggtcctttgtacatctatgttgtgtttcatgattctgtgggaatccccttgtaaattgggttagcacttagcagttgaaagcttggtaggtgaccaagtcaagttcaggattggggttagattctggacttgtcccggataggaaggatagtttctagggagaattggtgtatgtaatcatgatgattatagtgaaatttcatcattgttgtgatggagactggatgtaagctgcattgcacttggcagctgaaccaggatacttcgtggtgtgattctctctctcttctactctatTTCTCTTTCTACTGcataggagataaaactgaaaaatatctcttgcCTGGctacgagataaaaagaaaaagtctcgtggctaggtacGAGACAAAAAGCAAAATGTCTCCAGAAGTTATTTCAAAGGCCAGCAAGCGTTAATAAGCGAAAAATGGGggttaagattcaacccccttctcttagccactgataaccatcaataataaacatccatgttacaaatgtcataataatctattaatcataataaatttaacgttacaaatattcaaattccataCTATTTGAATTACTTAaataagtctcttatcactatttcttcaaataacatcaaatttagcacaaaaaatttattttcgcactacacaacatctcaaacttactcaatggagCATCATTCTTTGGACAATATCACCCACAAATAAAAAAGAGTTTCTTTActtagaaatgattatattagatgaaaaagtacaaaacaaacatatttatTGTATGTTTAAATTGAATATTTTCCTGACACTATTTTAAATTTGCAATACTTGAGACATTGTCTGACAGAGTGggtcaaaaaaaaatatcaacagGTAATTTCACTTTAtactatttcaattatttttattaaaaataacttatttaataaaaaattatacacatTTTTGTTCCTTTTATTGTAGATGCCATTGAAAAACTGCATGCAcatcaagagattaaggagaaagaaaattTTACAAATTCAATACACATCTTCAGAAGAAGAACATACATGCAAAGATGGGACAAACAACACAATAGAAAGTGCATACAACTCAACAATTTATAAAGAATATGCCTTCACAAGAATCTACAACAGAAAAAGGACGACTAGTGCCACATAAGGAGACTAAATTCATCGaccaaaacaaatgcaaaaatcaaaccaccaaataaaaatgtcactttgtACAATTCCAACATTcaaatcttttgtactacaaattattttaaacaaaacacattttaaatttaattttagtttacacatatttaatttaattctacaaaacatagccatttttaatatttattatatactatcattaatttaccgCCCGTGTATCGCGCGGGTCTCATTCTAGTTTATccataaatttcagtatttcacaATATTTAACTATCAATGCTAACTGTTTACTCAAATTTAGTTGTTAGCATTTGTATTTGAATTATTCATGTTTTGACCAATTCTGTTCTCCATTTTTCTCATCCTATTGATCTTATCCTTACAATATTTGTCAGcatcaatttttctttttctatcttatttttattttatatttaatcaatattttGCTCGGTAGAAGACTTATAAAATCCCTATCACCCTTAATTGCTTACTTTAAGTATCATTATATCAATTAACATACTCTTCCAAAATGATCGATAAAGATTTGAAGTCAATCAAGAGGTTTAGATTCAGAAACCATTGCCAATACTCAATAGGTAATACAACAATCTAGCAAAATGCGTAAATATAGATGTTTGAAGTTTGAAGTTTGAACTTTGAAAGAGTAGTACAGAACTTTaaaaaacaaacagaaaattTCAGAACAAAGGCTTGCTCGTAGAAGCGGTGCAATATAATGGGAAAAAGATAAAGCATTGAAATACTTGTCATATGTGTTTGTGCTTGTGCTGCTATGCTTTTGCGATGCACCTACTCACCTGGTAATCATCACACCAAATAAAATGCTATCCAAGTTCTTGAGAAATTCCACCATTTCAGTTACATGTGCTACCCTATTTTCTCAAATATGTATATGTTTCAGCAAGTAGATGATGTCATGCATGCATGTCAGATTGTAACTTAATTTCTACTTTGTACAGAATCTCATTAGAGGCAACACTAAATCAGACTCGTTGAATTACCATCTTGAATTACAAAAGAACATACAGAACATTAAAAAATCACTAAAGGCATATTGTTCAAAACAAAACAAGGACAATAGTACACACTACGAAAACTGATGAAGAAACAAAAGGCACTTTGAGTCCAATCCGGGTTGTCAAGACAATTCTTCATCTTCCATTAGCTACTCCCATGGCTTCCTAATGTCAGTATGCTTGATGTGAGATATCATGGGCCAGCACTTTCCAACTTGCGGCTCGTATTTTCCATATAACTCTCTGCAATTTATGATTCGCAAAACTTGGAGACTTGTTAGACGGTGGATATCACTGGGAAGAGACATCAATTTCGGACAACTGGCCATAATAAGAAATTTCAAAGAACTCAGATTCGACAGCCATTCCGGCAGTACCTCCAGCTCGTAGCAACCTAGAATCATCAAAGTTTGTAACGTGCTTGCATATTGTTGGAGAGAATGAGGCAATGTTAGCATTTCTGAAAGAACAATGGTTTTTAACCTCAAGACAGCATTAGTATCCTCTGATCTATGAAGCCAATCTTCATTGGCAACACCGCTGATTAACAAAGTTTCTAACTGAGGGAAATGGTGAGTATCAAGTGGCAAAGACTTTAGATTCACACAGTCACTAACTTGCAAAGTTCGAAGTGTAGGCAATCTTGTCTCAACAAACAAGGACTCTAAATTATCACAATTTTGGACACATAAAAATTCAAGACAATTCAACTTTGCAATGTCACTCTCTGGCAAAATAGATTGCTTTGTGGTTATCTCCAATCTTTGCAGGCTGATCAACTTTCTTAACTTTTTCGGTACAGTTTCAAGATTTGAACACCCATCGAGACCCAAGACTTGCAAATTTTGGAGCTTGCAAATAGAATTAGGGAGCctctttattcttttattattgcAAAGAGAAATATATCTTAAATGTTTCAACTTACCAATTGACTCAGGCAAAGTCTCGCATGTAGAATCTCTTAAATCCAAATATCGCAGGTATCTGCAGTTTGTCACCCATGCATTCAAGAAAGCTTCACTGGCTCCCACATGGTCAACTGGAAACAGAATGCTTCTCGCACCTTGTAAGCTTGGCTTGATGGAGTTGTAAGGCAAACCATTCTCAACAAAAGACAAATGCAGGACATTTTCTGATATATCCTGAGTGTTTGAACTGACCAATTGGCACACATCTTTGGCAACATATACTGCAAGATCATGCACTAAATCATGTATGAAAAACGCATAAAAGGTGCCACAATCAAAAACGTCATGAAGAAAAGATCTTGCCATTAAGTCTCTCAAATATTGGTGTGCAACGTCTACCATTGTTTTATCTTGGCTTTGCAATGGAAGCAAACCCGCTGCCCCCCAAAGTGAAGCAACCTCAAAAGAATTATATTCAAGGTTCTTTGGATAAAGGGAGAGCAAAGCAAAACATTGCCTCAAATGGGATGGCATTTCATCATAGCTTAATTTTAGTGCAGGTATGATATCATCCTCTTTTTGCGGCAAATTCCAAATCTCCTTGTCTCTCAGTGATTCCCACTCTTGTCTCTCGTGTTTGGAAAATAGTGAACTTCCCAATGTTCTTACCGCTAGAGGAACTCCTTTGCACTTTTCCACGATTTCTCTTGCAATCCTTATCAATTCTGGATatttttcctcttctccttctttaaAAGCCCATCTAACAAACAAATGCAATGAATCCCCGGGAGAAAGACTTTCTAAATGGTGCGAGTAGGTGACGGTACCCATCATCGAAGCAATCGATTGGCTACGTGTTGTGACTATAACTTTGCTTCCTTTAGCACCCACTGAAATGAGATCCCTCATCTCAACCCATTTAACACGATCTTCATTCCATACGTCATCTAAGACCAGGATGAACTTTTGACCCACAAGCATGTTTCTTAGACGATATTGCAATTGTTCAACCtctaattcttttaaattttggtgGCCCGGAAGAGCACCAGTAGAAACAAAATTGCTAGCAGCATTGATGATCTTAATAATCAATTGCTTGATATTAAAGTCTTCAGACACACACACCCACATTTTCAACGGAAAGGAGTCAATTATCCTTTCATCATTGAAGACAAGCTTAGCAAGAGTGGTCTTTCCCAAACCTCCAATTCCCACAATGGGAATGACAGAGATATGTTTAGAGCCAACATTGTTGTCAAGACTCGGTTCCATCAAGAGCTTTATGATCTTTTCTTTATCATAATCTCTTCCTATGACATCAGACTGAACAACATGGGAGTAAGTCATTTCCCTGCTATGCACAACTCGCCTATCAAAATCAATTACTTGAAGCCCAAACTTATCCCTATCAGCCGCGACTCTGTCTAATCTCATCCTAATATCTTTGATCTGAAGAGCAAGCTTATAACGAAACACAAGTGGATTAGAACTCGAGAAGAAGCGGCCTACCTTGTCCTTGGGAGTGCCGTAGTCTCTGATGACTTGCTTGCGCAGTGTTTCACAGTCAACTTGATCAAGCACGTTCTCAGCATCATAGAAGATGAGTTTGATCTGCTTCAGCCACTCCCGCAGTTCGTTGTTCTGCTCCTGCTTCTGCTCTGCATCCAACAGCACAGCTTTCACATATGAGAGACTGCTTTTCAACTCTTGGAGGTCATCGTAGACACCAACCACCCGAGACGCTTCTTGGTATGCAAGAGAAGCAAGCTTAGTTATGAGTGATTCAGCAATGCTGAAGATGAATGATTCAGCCATGATGGTTAATCTAAGAAAATATGAGAGAGTATGCAGAAGTTGTGAATGCAAAAACACAGTCAGACTCTTCAATCTTTATAGCAGCGAAGTCTAtgaattacaaattttaaaatccaaAGTCTTCTTGGATCATTGGATGCTAATGTAGTTTTTTATTTCACTAAAGTTTAAAGAGTTGACCAATCACATATTAAGAGATTGATGTAGTTGGCGGAAACACGCCATCATCACATGAAGCAAACTCAAGTGTCTTTAAAATATTCGttaaacaaattatttaaaaaatgttaaattaatATCACAATTCATaacattatatatgtattttcaaAGGTGTACACTACGATAAAGTTGTCATTTTCATCTTTTTGTAAAGACGTTTTCCATTTTGTAGTTGttattgatttaaaagcgtatcactaaaagtgttggttaaagagaaagtgttacccttaatcgttaacttgacTCTAATACCAATTTTTCAATTtcgacttttcttttaatttttctttcaaaatttctACTATctcttcatattttgcttcgaataagtttataatttgtatagattcaaTTGGTGGTGCTTTATTCAaaggattttgataaaaataatttgcaaCTTCATAATCTAAAGTATTAACCATTTTTGCAATTTCTCTTGTATTtgttatatgattatttatt
This window contains:
- the LOC112755348 gene encoding putative disease resistance protein RGA1, with the translated sequence MAESFIFSIAESLITKLASLAYQEASRVVGVYDDLQELKSSLSYVKAVLLDAEQKQEQNNELREWLKQIKLIFYDAENVLDQVDCETLRKQVIRDYGTPKDKVGRFFSSSNPLVFRYKLALQIKDIRMRLDRVAADRDKFGLQVIDFDRRVVHSREMTYSHVVQSDVIGRDYDKEKIIKLLMEPSLDNNVGSKHISVIPIVGIGGLGKTTLAKLVFNDERIIDSFPLKMWVCVSEDFNIKQLIIKIINAASNFVSTGALPGHQNLKELEVEQLQYRLRNMLVGQKFILVLDDVWNEDRVKWVEMRDLISVGAKGSKVIVTTRSQSIASMMGTVTYSHHLESLSPGDSLHLFVRWAFKEGEEEKYPELIRIAREIVEKCKGVPLAVRTLGSSLFSKHERQEWESLRDKEIWNLPQKEDDIIPALKLSYDEMPSHLRQCFALLSLYPKNLEYNSFEVASLWGAAGLLPLQSQDKTMVDVAHQYLRDLMARSFLHDVFDCGTFYAFFIHDLVHDLAVYVAKDVCQLVSSNTQDISENVLHLSFVENGLPYNSIKPSLQGARSILFPVDHVGASEAFLNAWVTNCRYLRYLDLRDSTCETLPESIGKLKHLRYISLCNNKRIKRLPNSICKLQNLQVLGLDGCSNLETVPKKLRKLISLQRLEITTKQSILPESDIAKLNCLEFLCVQNCDNLESLFVETRLPTLRTLQVSDCVNLKSLPLDTHHFPQLETLLISGVANEDWLHRSEDTNAVLRLKTIVLSEMLTLPHSLQQYASTLQTLMILGCYELEVLPEWLSNLSSLKFLIMASCPKLMSLPSDIHRLTSLQVLRIINCRELYGKYEPQVGKCWPMISHIKHTDIRKPWE